From a single Nicotiana tomentosiformis chromosome 2, ASM39032v3, whole genome shotgun sequence genomic region:
- the LOC104098641 gene encoding uncharacterized protein yields MAVLLMKKRSVFLDGGACGVKMRQLPFMWIICIVMLFIVYRTTNYQYQQTEIESRLDPFYSSQDPSLDMRSLNSLPRGIIQARSDLELKPLWSTSSSKSKAKASNSSCHNLLAVPVGINQKSNVDALVQKFLSENFTVILFHYDGNVDGWEDLQWSKDAIHIVAHNQTKWWFAKRFLHPAVVSIYDYIFLWDEDLGVENFHPGRYLEIVKSEGLEISQPALDPNSTGIHHRITIRSRTNRFHRRVYDIRGSTKCSDESEGPPCSGFVEGMAPVFSRSAWLCAWHLIQNDLVHGWGMDMKLGYCAQGDRSKKVGVVDSEYVVHQSIQTLGGQSLKKDSNPEESVKRHVVDVRSEIRRQSTYELQIFKDRWARAVKEDKNWSDPFKTRQRRRQWYKQRRKSKVKRR; encoded by the exons ATGGCGGTGCTTCTGATGAAGAAGAGGAGTGTGTTCCTTGATGGG GGAGCATGTGGAGTAAAGATGAGACAGCTACCGTTTATGTGGATCATCTGTATAGTTATGTTGTTTATTGTATATAGGACCACTAATTATCAGTATCAACAGACAGAG ATAGAGTCGAGGTTGGATCCATTTTATTCTTCGCAG GACCCTAGTTTGGATATGAGAAGTTTGAACAGTTTGCCTCGTGGTATTATCCAAGCAAGATCAGATCTTGAGTTAAAGCCTCTGTGGTCAACAAGTAGTTCGAAGTCAAAGGCAAAG GCTAGCAATTCTAGCTGCCATAACTTGTTGGCAGTTCCAGTTGGCATTAATCAGAAGAGCAATGTTGATGCTCTGGTCCAAAAG TTTCTTTCAGAGAATTTTACTGTCATTCTATTCCACTATGATGGTAATGTTGATGGGTGGGAGGACCTCCAATGGAGTAAAGATGCCATTCATATTGTTGCTCACAATCAGACGAAATG GTGGTTTGCAAAGAGATTTTTACATCCTGCAGTTGTTTCAATCTATGATTACATCTTCCTTTGGGATGAAGATTTGGGTGTGGAGAATTTCCATCCTGGAAG GTACCTTGAAATTGTGAAATCTGAAGGACTGGAGATTTCTCAGCCTGCTTTAGACCCGAATTCTACTGGTATCCACCATAGAATCACAATACGAAGCAGAACAAACAGGTTCCACAG AAGGGTCTACGATATTAGAGGTAGTACAAAGTGTTCAGACGAAAGCGAAGGCCCCCCATGCAGCGG ATTTGTGGAGGGAATGGCTCCGGTCTTTTCAAGATCTGCGTGGCTTTGTGCCTGGCATCTTATACAG AATGATCTTGTTCATGGGTGGGGAATGGACATGAAACTTGGTTATTGTGCACAG GGAGACCGATCCAAAAAGGTGGGAGTAGTTGACAGTGAATATGTAGTTCACCAGAGCATTCAAACTTTGGGTGGGCAGTCTTTGAAGAAG GATTCAAACCCTGAAGAGTCTGTGAAG AGACACGTTGTTGACGTGAGATCTGAG ATTCGGAGACAATCAACGTATGAACTGCAAATATTCAAGGACCGGTGGGCACGAGCTGTGAAGGAGGACAAGAACTGGTCAGATCCATTTAAAACAAGGCAGAGACGTAGACAATGGTATAAACAAAGGAGAAAATCAAAGGTTAAGCGTCGATGA